One region of Mycolicibacterium rhodesiae NBB3 genomic DNA includes:
- a CDS encoding TetR/AcrR family transcriptional regulator codes for MAQSQERPGNSAEVDPRLIDATAAAIARWGLTETTRERIAAEAGMSRATIYRRDVTRDQLVAALTARAAQTFRNAIWPAITGRGTAAERLEAALEAMCAAADEYLPLLAGMFLAHGEVFHRPGPDALTVEVFAEPFERLLIDGAADGTVRHVPETVTATVLFNMVGWGYIHLRASHHWDAEAARRSVIGLALHGLITKVS; via the coding sequence GTGGCTCAGAGTCAAGAGAGGCCCGGAAACTCCGCCGAGGTTGATCCTCGGCTTATCGATGCGACTGCCGCGGCGATCGCTCGATGGGGTCTGACAGAGACGACGCGAGAGCGGATCGCGGCCGAGGCCGGCATGTCGCGGGCGACGATCTACCGTCGTGACGTCACACGCGATCAGCTCGTCGCGGCACTGACTGCACGCGCCGCGCAGACGTTTCGCAACGCGATATGGCCAGCGATCACGGGACGCGGAACCGCGGCAGAACGGCTAGAGGCCGCACTCGAGGCGATGTGCGCGGCCGCCGACGAATACCTTCCCCTGCTCGCGGGAATGTTCCTCGCGCACGGCGAGGTTTTCCACCGGCCCGGCCCCGACGCACTGACCGTCGAGGTCTTCGCCGAACCATTCGAACGCCTCCTCATCGACGGCGCCGCGGACGGAACCGTGCGCCACGTGCCCGAGACCGTGACCGCGACCGTCCTGTTCAACATGGTCGGCTGGGGCTACATCCACCTGCGCGCTAGTCACCACTGGGACGCGGAAGCCGCCCGCCGCAGCGTCATTGGACTAGCGCTCCACGGGCTGATCACGAAGGTGAGCTGA
- a CDS encoding Rv2640c family ArsR-like transcriptional regulator encodes MPKTLPVIDMSAPVCCAPVAAGPMSDDDALQVALRLKALADPARVKIMSYLFSSSSGEENSSDLATVLGLTESTVSHHLSQLRRAGLVESQRRGMNVYHRPHRDAVGALCAVLDPNCCS; translated from the coding sequence GTGCCCAAGACCTTGCCGGTGATCGACATGTCCGCGCCGGTGTGCTGTGCGCCCGTCGCCGCTGGCCCAATGAGCGATGACGACGCCCTCCAGGTGGCACTCCGCCTCAAAGCGCTCGCCGATCCAGCCCGCGTGAAAATCATGTCGTATCTGTTCAGCTCGTCCTCGGGTGAGGAGAACAGTAGCGACCTCGCGACGGTCTTGGGCTTGACCGAGTCCACAGTCAGCCACCATCTCAGCCAGCTCCGGCGCGCCGGGCTCGTGGAGTCCCAGCGCCGCGGGATGAATGTCTACCACCGGCCACACCGCGATGCAGTCGGTGCGCTGTGCGCCGTGTTGGACCCGAACTGCTGCAGCTAA
- a CDS encoding ArsI/CadI family heavy metal resistance metalloenzyme, which yields MSRVQLALNVDDLGQAVTFYSKLFNTPPNKVKEGYANFAVTEPPLKLVLLENPGKGGTINHLGVEVESSDTVHAEIARLTDEGLFTDEEIGTTCCFATQDKVWVTGPAGEKWEVYTVLADSGTFGTSPQHLVEDGNSEGGVCCGGTASDDAKVAAESSCC from the coding sequence ATGTCTCGTGTACAGCTCGCACTCAACGTCGATGACCTCGGCCAGGCCGTCACTTTCTACTCCAAGTTGTTCAACACGCCACCCAACAAGGTCAAAGAGGGCTATGCCAACTTCGCCGTCACTGAACCGCCGTTGAAGTTGGTGCTCCTGGAAAACCCCGGCAAGGGCGGCACGATCAACCACCTCGGTGTCGAGGTTGAGTCCAGCGACACCGTGCACGCCGAGATCGCACGGCTCACCGACGAGGGCCTGTTCACCGACGAAGAGATCGGCACTACTTGTTGCTTTGCCACCCAGGACAAGGTGTGGGTCACCGGTCCAGCGGGTGAGAAGTGGGAGGTCTACACCGTGCTCGCCGACTCCGGCACCTTCGGCACCAGCCCACAGCACCTCGTCGAGGACGGCAATTCCGAGGGTGGCGTCTGCTGCGGAGGTACCGCGTCTGACGACGCCAAGGTGGCTGCAGAATCATCCTGCTGCTGA
- a CDS encoding DinB family protein, translated as MADEHGKVDRADIAADLERARIEFQRLLAAAGPEDWCSPTSGTRWTNEQLLLHMVFGYMVVQRLLILVRIFSRLPDPVSRAFANILDAATRPFHLINYYGSCAAATVYNRRRMGARLDRVIGSLQRRLARENDADFARGMHYPTNWDPFFEDFMTLEDLYRYPGRHFAFHAHQLTLTATQ; from the coding sequence ATGGCGGACGAGCATGGAAAGGTCGATCGTGCCGACATCGCCGCGGACTTGGAGCGGGCACGCATTGAGTTCCAGCGGCTACTCGCCGCAGCCGGGCCAGAGGATTGGTGTAGCCCAACTTCCGGAACACGTTGGACCAATGAGCAACTGCTGTTACACATGGTGTTCGGCTATATGGTCGTGCAGCGGCTACTTATTCTCGTGCGGATCTTCAGTCGCTTGCCCGATCCAGTGAGCCGCGCCTTCGCCAACATTCTTGACGCCGCGACTAGGCCGTTCCATCTCATTAACTACTACGGCTCGTGCGCGGCGGCGACGGTCTACAACCGGCGCAGGATGGGCGCAAGACTCGACCGTGTAATCGGCTCGCTGCAACGTAGGCTCGCCCGCGAGAATGATGCCGACTTCGCTCGGGGTATGCACTACCCGACCAACTGGGACCCGTTCTTCGAAGATTTCATGACGTTGGAGGATCTGTACCGCTACCCCGGACGGCACTTCGCCTTCCACGCTCACCAGCTCACGCTCACCGCAACACAGTGA
- a CDS encoding ArsR/SmtB family transcription factor, with protein sequence MSKSGQQLTDTTGCVIAPLARQPVSPEAATELAIKLKALSDPVRLRLLSVVASHAGGEACVCELSAGIDLTQPTISHHLKILRTAGLLDSERRGSWVYYRVVTDALQQLSLLLEIDTLRMSSS encoded by the coding sequence ATGTCGAAGTCAGGCCAGCAGCTCACCGACACCACGGGCTGCGTCATCGCCCCCCTGGCCCGACAACCCGTGTCCCCGGAAGCTGCCACCGAGCTGGCGATCAAGCTCAAGGCGCTGTCTGACCCAGTCAGGCTTCGGCTGCTCAGCGTGGTCGCCAGCCATGCCGGTGGCGAGGCGTGTGTGTGCGAGCTCTCTGCTGGGATCGACCTGACCCAGCCAACCATCTCCCATCATCTGAAGATCCTGCGCACCGCCGGGCTTCTCGACAGCGAACGACGGGGGTCATGGGTCTACTACCGCGTTGTCACTGATGCGCTGCAACAGCTTTCGTTACTCCTCGAAATCGACACCCTGCGGATGAGCAGCTCATGA
- a CDS encoding aquaporin, translated as MIHPVAMPRRLLAEFTGTALLVTVVVGSGIAAQQLSPDDIGLQLLENSTATVFGLAVLILLFGPVSGAHFNPVVSAADWLLGRRAGTGISASHVASYTVAQTLGGILGAVLANVMFDRQVIEIATKNRITTGHLVGEIVATAGLIALIFALARTGRAALSAAAVGAYIGAAYWFTSSTSFANPAVTVGRMFSDTFAGIAPGSAPGFIAAQILGALIGLALVAALYPDAAATADNIVVPHNTETHHADQRSST; from the coding sequence ATGATTCATCCGGTTGCTATGCCTCGACGGCTGCTCGCCGAGTTCACCGGCACCGCACTGCTCGTCACGGTCGTCGTCGGCTCCGGCATTGCGGCCCAGCAGCTCTCGCCCGACGACATCGGTCTGCAACTCTTAGAGAACTCGACCGCCACCGTATTCGGGTTGGCCGTACTGATCCTGTTGTTCGGCCCGGTATCCGGGGCGCACTTCAACCCCGTTGTGTCGGCGGCGGACTGGCTGCTGGGACGCCGTGCCGGGACCGGCATCAGTGCCAGCCACGTGGCCTCCTACACGGTCGCTCAGACCCTCGGCGGCATCCTCGGCGCAGTCCTGGCCAACGTCATGTTCGACCGCCAAGTGATCGAGATCGCCACCAAGAACCGCATCACCACTGGCCACCTCGTCGGCGAGATCGTCGCCACCGCAGGACTGATCGCCCTGATCTTCGCTTTGGCGCGCACCGGGCGGGCGGCACTGTCCGCCGCCGCCGTCGGCGCATACATCGGCGCGGCCTACTGGTTCACCAGCAGCACGTCGTTCGCCAACCCCGCCGTCACTGTCGGGCGAATGTTCTCCGACACCTTCGCCGGCATCGCCCCCGGTTCCGCGCCCGGCTTCATCGCCGCCCAGATCCTCGGCGCACTCATCGGACTGGCGCTGGTGGCCGCCCTCTACCCGGACGCCGCCGCCACCGCCGACAACATCGTCGTCCCGCACAACACCGAAACCCATCACGCCGATCAACGGAGTTCGACATGA
- a CDS encoding low molecular weight phosphatase family protein, translating into MTETPTPSVLFVCVKNGGKSQMAAGLMREIAGDAVQVYSAGTKPGSAINELSAQALAEVGIDISKETPKPIDIQLLRDVDIVVTLGREAHVEPVDGTRFENWETDEPFERGVDGIERMRLVRDDITERVADLLKRIETLMS; encoded by the coding sequence ATGACCGAAACCCCCACGCCCTCTGTGCTATTCGTCTGTGTGAAGAACGGCGGCAAGTCGCAAATGGCCGCAGGCCTCATGCGTGAAATCGCAGGCGACGCCGTGCAGGTGTATTCGGCGGGCACCAAGCCCGGCAGTGCCATCAACGAGCTCTCCGCCCAGGCGCTCGCGGAGGTCGGCATCGACATCAGCAAGGAGACACCCAAGCCCATCGACATCCAGCTCCTGCGCGACGTCGACATCGTGGTCACCTTGGGTCGCGAGGCCCACGTCGAGCCGGTCGACGGCACCAGATTTGAGAACTGGGAGACCGATGAACCCTTCGAGCGTGGCGTCGACGGCATCGAACGGATGCGACTGGTCCGCGACGACATCACAGAACGAGTCGCCGATCTCCTCAAACGCATAGAGACCCTGATGTCCTAG
- a CDS encoding heavy metal-responsive transcriptional regulator: MRTSEVATQAQVNTQTLRYYERRGLLPEPERTRSGYRAYTADAVRVVRFIKRAQQLGFTLDDIEDLLHLAHGGSASCEETRAMARTRITDLQRRIDELVGMRDALARLIDTCGQPRAERNCPILLDIETAAAQR; this comes from the coding sequence GTGAGAACCAGCGAGGTCGCTACGCAGGCGCAGGTCAACACCCAAACGTTGCGGTACTACGAACGCCGGGGACTGCTGCCCGAACCCGAGCGGACTCGCTCCGGGTACCGCGCCTACACCGCGGACGCGGTGCGGGTAGTGCGCTTCATCAAGCGTGCCCAACAACTCGGCTTCACCCTCGATGACATCGAGGACCTGTTGCACCTGGCCCACGGCGGATCCGCGTCGTGCGAGGAGACGCGGGCCATGGCCCGCACCCGTATCACCGATCTGCAACGGCGCATCGACGAACTTGTTGGCATGCGCGATGCACTGGCCCGCCTCATCGACACCTGCGGTCAGCCCCGAGCCGAACGGAACTGCCCGATCCTGCTGGACATCGAAACCGCCGCCGCGCAACGCTAA
- a CDS encoding alkylmercury lyase family protein translates to MPDQSETPQSVAASVEQLPPAIRELHRAVLRGFRDSAQVHRDDLNPTAAALGVDLDDALQQLGSADLVHTAPDGQIDIAYPFARRPTRHSVHLTGHPPAAAMCAIDALGIPLMTGTEGVIDSTDPTTGTPIRVHLRDHEWTWHPATTVVVIAHTDCCGTLADTLCGSINFHADQNHAQSYLDNHPELHGHIVDQADAIALADSAFRHLLAS, encoded by the coding sequence ATGCCCGACCAGTCCGAGACCCCCCAGTCAGTCGCCGCCTCGGTCGAACAGCTGCCGCCCGCGATCCGCGAACTCCACCGAGCCGTGCTGCGCGGCTTCCGCGACAGCGCACAGGTCCATCGCGACGACCTGAACCCGACCGCTGCCGCCCTCGGCGTCGACCTCGACGATGCGCTGCAGCAACTCGGCAGCGCCGACCTCGTCCACACCGCACCCGACGGACAGATCGACATCGCCTACCCCTTCGCGCGACGACCCACCCGCCACAGCGTCCACCTCACCGGCCACCCGCCGGCCGCAGCAATGTGCGCGATCGACGCGCTCGGCATCCCGTTGATGACCGGCACCGAAGGCGTCATCGACTCCACGGACCCGACCACCGGGACACCCATCCGGGTCCACCTCCGCGATCACGAATGGACCTGGCATCCCGCCACCACCGTCGTCGTAATCGCCCACACCGACTGCTGCGGAACCCTGGCCGATACCCTCTGCGGTTCGATCAACTTTCACGCTGACCAGAACCACGCGCAGTCCTACCTCGACAACCACCCCGAACTGCATGGCCACATCGTCGACCAGGCCGACGCCATCGCCTTGGCCGACAGCGCCTTCCGACACTTACTCGCCAGCTGA
- a CDS encoding type II toxin-antitoxin system death-on-curing family toxin: MTTFLTTDEIQDVNAHFVGPDKLRDFGLLEAAAIRPQSSAFGEDAYPTVHEKAAALLHALARNHPFVDGNKRTAWASTAIFYMFNGYTISTDQGDIVALVVDVAEGQKGVQDIAATLKSWTQPFDIADDWMG, translated from the coding sequence ATGACAACGTTCCTGACTACAGATGAGATCCAAGACGTAAATGCCCACTTCGTGGGACCGGATAAGCTCCGCGACTTTGGTCTGCTCGAAGCCGCTGCCATACGGCCTCAGTCGAGCGCATTCGGCGAGGATGCCTACCCGACTGTGCACGAGAAGGCTGCTGCACTGCTGCACGCATTAGCGCGGAATCATCCGTTTGTGGACGGGAACAAGCGCACGGCTTGGGCGTCAACGGCGATATTCTACATGTTCAATGGCTACACGATTTCCACCGATCAGGGCGACATCGTTGCCCTGGTCGTTGATGTCGCTGAAGGCCAGAAGGGCGTGCAGGACATCGCCGCCACGCTAAAGAGCTGGACTCAGCCCTTCGACATCGCCGACGACTGGATGGGCTAG
- a CDS encoding AlbA family DNA-binding domain-containing protein: MIVPDGRTDPEKLRELLGNPEETHLDLKAKVNLADNEDKLKFVKDAVTMSNRPPGGYILIGVDDSGNPCMPVGTIPDRSRFDGSRIGALIRGYVEADVHVLVQVQEQAGNEIAVVYIQNRGLPVPFSKDGQYADANGKMQTVFRKGEIFVREGPENVPIRYAHWQDILSDFAKQHRDEGAAAAQTVLSQFVAAQASSSSGNAIDVPLLMEMDEPTFAGAIATLLESDDEVRLRQFMRALCGPIGSSDLEDFNHALNKWTVYCAQCLYFERSDLVDDAIEKLLGVYKKLDLDDDANRKRLAVVERLYVVGGLAVRLEAWDTITSLTLRPVPSETYGDDYVWSSWIRHGQTLASRANLTEDPRGGFIISAARELMVEHPAMRPDLADTQVPAEEITGSDVALNSLCEFDIAYCFVVAAMGTGHGSGYPSSAAFDEERAKPMAQLIVANPEVRTHLFPDADDTAIAEAIFRMYEIAIQQSAINYGGRWWDMPPSVRLWVEHHRPPQV; this comes from the coding sequence TTGATCGTTCCGGACGGACGGACTGATCCCGAGAAGCTACGCGAGCTTCTGGGCAACCCAGAAGAAACCCATCTTGACTTGAAGGCCAAGGTCAACCTGGCCGACAACGAGGACAAGTTGAAGTTCGTCAAGGATGCGGTGACGATGTCGAACCGCCCGCCAGGTGGCTACATCTTGATCGGCGTTGACGACTCCGGCAACCCCTGTATGCCTGTCGGGACCATCCCGGACCGGAGCCGGTTCGACGGGTCTCGGATCGGCGCCCTGATCCGCGGGTACGTCGAGGCCGATGTACACGTCCTCGTGCAGGTGCAGGAGCAAGCTGGCAACGAAATCGCGGTGGTCTACATTCAAAACCGCGGTCTGCCAGTCCCGTTCAGCAAGGATGGCCAATACGCCGACGCAAACGGGAAGATGCAAACCGTCTTTCGTAAGGGTGAAATCTTCGTCCGAGAGGGCCCCGAAAACGTGCCCATCCGCTACGCGCACTGGCAGGACATCTTGTCCGACTTCGCGAAGCAGCATCGCGACGAGGGTGCTGCGGCTGCGCAGACCGTGTTGAGCCAGTTTGTCGCCGCGCAAGCGTCGTCATCTTCGGGCAATGCAATCGATGTGCCGCTCTTAATGGAGATGGATGAACCGACGTTTGCGGGCGCGATAGCCACGCTCCTGGAGTCCGACGACGAAGTTCGCCTCCGCCAGTTCATGCGGGCCCTATGCGGTCCCATTGGATCGAGCGACCTTGAGGACTTCAACCATGCACTCAATAAGTGGACGGTCTATTGCGCCCAATGCCTCTACTTCGAACGCTCCGATCTCGTCGATGATGCGATCGAGAAACTTCTCGGCGTGTACAAGAAGCTCGATCTCGACGACGATGCGAACCGCAAACGCCTTGCCGTTGTGGAGCGTCTCTACGTGGTCGGTGGTCTTGCGGTTCGATTGGAGGCGTGGGACACGATTACCTCGTTGACGCTGCGCCCCGTTCCGTCTGAAACCTATGGCGACGATTACGTCTGGTCGTCGTGGATTCGGCATGGTCAGACTCTTGCCTCGCGAGCCAACCTCACCGAGGATCCCCGTGGCGGATTCATTATCTCTGCGGCACGTGAACTCATGGTTGAGCATCCGGCCATGCGGCCGGATCTTGCAGATACGCAGGTACCCGCTGAGGAGATCACCGGCAGCGATGTCGCCCTTAACTCGTTGTGCGAGTTCGACATCGCGTATTGTTTCGTCGTTGCCGCGATGGGTACAGGACATGGCTCCGGATACCCGTCGTCGGCGGCGTTCGATGAAGAACGCGCCAAGCCGATGGCCCAACTCATAGTCGCCAACCCAGAAGTTAGGACACATCTTTTTCCCGATGCGGACGACACCGCAATCGCCGAAGCCATCTTCAGGATGTACGAGATCGCAATCCAGCAGTCGGCAATTAACTACGGTGGCCGATGGTGGGACATGCCGCCGAGTGTCAGGCTGTGGGTCGAACACCATCGACCGCCACAGGTCTAG
- a CDS encoding RAMP superfamily CRISPR-associated protein produces the protein MSLISVHFDIDVLAQSSIVHREDYSAVGTDNFALFRREKILGPTGEVIQVPIVSGSSLRGILRRIGESLTAGVLNYENTALPIPAAHLLTNGGRLAKSARPLTDEEERRLKTLLPQIAVFGGAASGRIMSGLLTVGKVLPEIAELAHILPRPPQSTALPAVLGVAEESFSHLSDHRITTAQAPRADLDENSSPLGRFGVETLPAGTRLQTWVRLANATAMQAAFLRDVLADFASHGHLGGRIAAGHGQVTATITATVLRGQLPDDSADWVAELRAHRDEAIAALAQLS, from the coding sequence ATGAGTTTGATCAGCGTTCACTTCGACATCGACGTCCTGGCCCAGTCCTCGATCGTGCACCGCGAGGATTACAGCGCCGTCGGCACGGACAACTTCGCGTTGTTCCGCCGCGAGAAGATCCTCGGCCCTACCGGTGAGGTGATCCAGGTCCCCATCGTCTCGGGCAGCAGTCTCCGCGGCATTCTGCGCCGCATCGGTGAGTCACTGACCGCCGGCGTGCTCAACTACGAGAACACCGCGCTGCCCATCCCGGCAGCGCATCTGCTCACCAACGGCGGCCGGCTGGCCAAATCCGCGCGGCCACTCACTGACGAGGAGGAACGCCGCCTCAAGACTCTGCTGCCTCAGATCGCGGTGTTCGGCGGCGCGGCCTCTGGTCGCATCATGTCGGGACTACTCACCGTCGGCAAGGTGCTGCCCGAGATCGCCGAACTCGCCCACATCCTGCCCCGGCCACCACAGTCCACTGCCTTGCCGGCCGTGCTCGGGGTCGCCGAGGAATCGTTTAGCCACCTGTCCGATCACCGCATCACCACCGCCCAGGCCCCACGCGCTGACCTCGACGAAAACAGCAGTCCGCTAGGACGTTTCGGCGTCGAGACGCTGCCGGCGGGAACCCGGTTGCAGACGTGGGTCCGGCTCGCCAACGCCACCGCCATGCAGGCTGCATTCCTGCGCGACGTCCTGGCCGACTTCGCCAGCCATGGTCATCTCGGCGGCCGCATCGCGGCCGGCCACGGGCAGGTCACCGCCACCATCACCGCGACCGTGCTGCGCGGACAGCTGCCCGACGACAGCGCCGACTGGGTTGCCGAGCTGCGCGCACACCGTGACGAGGCGATCGCCGCGCTCGCCCAACTGAGCTGA
- a CDS encoding phosphoadenosine phosphosulfate reductase domain-containing protein produces MIPQPAGLNLQQLRGIAARRRGSRAHQHLLDRISEHLDEHDGFVSWSGGKDSTVVVDLARQVDPHIPVVFFDSGLQFPETIQYLEDLAEAWRLNYHVITADPDLLTVLVAGGGFSHEAPDRRLRGQLADIMITGPANEAHRRYGRGSLWGVRAEESHGRRMLYRRGLGAETRARQQLSREDVRAEAGGVVRRADSTVTYGPIWDWQRSHVFEYLAGRGIEPNPLYRKLAELGVPEQQIRVDSIIDASKLSNGHIAWLQKGWPDLFDRLAAAALPRLSEWV; encoded by the coding sequence ATGATCCCGCAACCGGCGGGTCTGAACCTCCAACAACTGCGCGGTATCGCCGCCCGCCGGCGCGGTTCACGAGCGCACCAGCATCTGCTCGACCGCATCAGTGAACACCTCGACGAGCACGACGGGTTCGTCTCCTGGAGCGGCGGGAAGGACTCCACCGTCGTCGTCGACCTCGCCCGCCAAGTCGACCCGCACATCCCGGTGGTGTTCTTCGACAGCGGCCTGCAATTTCCCGAGACGATTCAGTACCTCGAGGACCTGGCAGAGGCGTGGCGGCTGAACTATCACGTCATCACCGCTGACCCGGACCTGCTGACCGTGCTAGTCGCTGGCGGCGGGTTCAGCCATGAAGCTCCGGACCGGCGGTTGCGCGGCCAGCTGGCCGACATCATGATCACCGGCCCCGCCAACGAAGCGCACCGCCGCTACGGCAGGGGCTCTCTGTGGGGTGTGCGCGCCGAGGAATCTCACGGCCGGCGCATGCTGTACCGGCGCGGCCTGGGGGCTGAAACCCGTGCGCGACAACAACTGTCACGCGAAGATGTGCGGGCCGAGGCAGGCGGGGTGGTGCGGCGCGCCGACAGCACCGTGACCTATGGCCCGATCTGGGACTGGCAACGCTCGCACGTCTTTGAGTACCTGGCCGGGCGCGGCATCGAACCCAACCCGCTGTACCGCAAGCTCGCTGAGCTCGGGGTGCCGGAGCAACAGATCCGTGTCGACTCCATCATCGACGCCTCGAAGTTGTCCAATGGTCACATCGCGTGGCTGCAGAAGGGATGGCCTGACTTGTTTGATCGCCTCGCCGCGGCGGCGTTGCCGAGGCTTAGTGAATGGGTCTGA
- a CDS encoding TnsA-like heteromeric transposase endonuclease subunit encodes MTSRTSTKVRSVDEPAAELWWFVRFHDGDVIEWCWRDSGAPPLDELAAIRTPRSSSRNRHIPVSAYSMTNAAVLHLESGLEHDLLRRLDRDPTIRRMVAQPLRLQWTGTEPASHTLDLLTVDDSGAVTVWDVRALDEQDDDFRAKSRVTRDACGIAGWRYEVFSGLDIIERMNLLWLHGFRRRPPWADRYEDAIRTMASAGKVTLAALFGADDGSEEVKPVVWHLLWAGDLCADMNAPWTPHTEVTLGSGVRHD; translated from the coding sequence ATGACTTCGCGCACATCGACGAAAGTTCGATCCGTTGACGAACCGGCCGCCGAGCTGTGGTGGTTCGTGCGTTTCCACGACGGTGACGTCATCGAGTGGTGCTGGCGTGATAGTGGGGCTCCGCCACTCGACGAGCTAGCCGCGATCCGTACTCCGCGGTCTTCGTCGCGCAATCGGCACATTCCGGTGTCCGCGTACTCGATGACGAATGCTGCTGTCCTTCATCTGGAGTCAGGGCTCGAGCACGATCTCCTGCGACGGCTCGACCGCGACCCAACGATCCGCCGGATGGTCGCTCAACCGCTTCGGCTGCAATGGACTGGTACCGAACCGGCGAGCCACACCCTTGATCTGCTGACCGTCGATGACTCCGGTGCTGTGACGGTGTGGGACGTCCGCGCGCTAGACGAGCAAGATGATGACTTCCGCGCCAAGAGTCGGGTCACTCGCGACGCCTGTGGCATCGCCGGGTGGCGTTACGAGGTCTTCAGCGGCCTCGACATCATCGAACGCATGAACCTGTTGTGGTTGCACGGGTTCCGGCGGCGACCACCATGGGCCGACCGATATGAGGACGCCATCCGCACGATGGCCTCCGCCGGAAAGGTCACCCTCGCCGCGCTCTTCGGTGCGGACGACGGCTCCGAGGAAGTCAAGCCGGTCGTGTGGCACCTGCTCTGGGCCGGCGACCTGTGCGCCG